In Anaeromyxobacter diazotrophicus, the sequence GGGCGGCTACGTGAACCCGGACGAGATCGCGGGCATGTGCCCGGCCTGCCACGTCGACCTGGTGGCGGTGGAGGGGGGCGAGAAGCGGTCGCTCCACTACGACACCTGCGAGTCCTGCGGCGGCATCTGGCTGGAGGGCCCGGACGTCGACGAGGTGCCGGAGCAGCTCAGCCCCAAGGACGCGGAGAAGGAGATCGTCGACTTCTACCGGAAGTTCCGGAAGAAGTAGGGCGAGTCGCCTCTCCCTCGCCGCCCGGGGGCGGCGCTCCGCAATGGCTCCTCCCGCGCGCGCGGACTCGGAGCGGCGCGGCCGGCGCTGCCCGCAGTGACGCGGCGCTTGGGGTCACCGGTACCGATCGTCCCGCCACGGCCGCGCAGTGTCCGAGTACCCCCGCTCCTCCCAGTACCCGGGCCGATCGCCCTTCATCACCTCCACCCGGTTCACCCACTTCGCGCCCTTCCACGCGTAGAGCCGCGGCGTCACCACCCGGGCCGGGCCGCCGTGCTCGACGGGCAGCGGCGCGCCGTTCACCGTGTGCGCCACCAGCACGTC encodes:
- a CDS encoding TFIIB-type zinc ribbon-containing protein — its product is MDCPRCSVEMSEIASGDSTLQRCSTCGGLWIDSADLNRVMLHANLPSLSAVGGYVNPDEIAGMCPACHVDLVAVEGGEKRSLHYDTCESCGGIWLEGPDVDEVPEQLSPKDAEKEIVDFYRKFRKK